In the genome of Acidovorax sp. 69, the window GTGCTCTGCCAGCCAATAACGGGCAAAGCCCAGCTTTTCAGCATGTTGCGCGGTACGCAGCGCAATCTGCAGTGCATCGGCCACCGTGCCGCCGTCGCGGACGGCGACCAGGTCAAGCATCGACAGGGCTGGGCGGTGAGTGTGTGAGGTCATGTGTTGATTGTCTGGTGATTGCCGCATTCATGCCGATGACGCTGCAGAGCTGGCGGGGCCAGAAGGGTTGCCTTTGGTGCTTTTTATCGGAGGGCAATTTTTTGGTAGCCAAAACAGCCATGTGGACACAGAATGTTTCAAGACTTTTCTGCATTGGCAGGTGTCGCCACGTACGGATCAGCGACCGTTTTAAGGGAAGACGATGGGTTTTTTCAGCCGCTTGTTCAAGATTCGGGAGCAGGACCCCTCCAGCCCCGAGACCACCTGGGCCATGGAGGACAACGGCAGTGAGCTGGTGCTGGACGCCGAGTACGCAGCCACGCTCATGACCGAGATTGACATTGACGCCGCCATTGCGAGCCACGAGCGCTGGCGCCTGCAATTGCAGGACATGGTCAACGGCCGGTCTGACGAGGTCATGCGGCCCGAGCGCATCTGCCACGACGACCGCTGTGACCTGGGGCGCTGGCTCTATGGCACCGGGCGTGTGCGCCTGGGGCACTACCCGGCGTTTGACATGCTGGTGGCCCGCCACAAGTATTTTCACCAGCAGGCCGCCGATGTAGTGACGTTTTTCCAGTCGGGCGAGCAGCAAAAGGCGGCGCAACTGCTCAATAGCAGTTGTCGGCATGCGTCCAACCAGGTGTTGCTGTTGCTCAAGGAGCTCAAGCGCGGTTTGGGGCGCTGAGCGCGAATCGCTGGAGGTCGCCGCGTTGTGGTCTATCTATCTCGCGCCGGGCCGACTCGGGTGAGGAGGCGGCGGCAGTGCCAATTGCCAGCCTGCCTCCGTGGCCAGATCCATGCAGTGCTTGGCGTCCACGGTGTAGTGGATCTGGGTCCCCACAGGGGTTTCCAGCGTGGGCAGCAAAGCGTGCAAGGCTGCGCGTGCAGCGTTCAGGTCGGGGGTGGTGATGTCGATGCGGATGAAGGCGGGAATGCGCTTGCCATCCGCCCGGGCGGCGCCCAGCGAATCGCCCCAGCCCACCACCGCCCCCAGTGCTTGGGCGCGCAATGCCTGATCGATCTGGTGCTCCCGCAGATGCAACGGGTCGATGGTGTGGCGGCTGACCGGAATTTTGACGAACATGAACGCCGGTGGCTCGTCGGGCACCGAAAAAGGTACGGCAGGGGTGGGCGGGGCAGGGGGATGCATGACAAGCGGGCGGGTGAAGGCGTCAGGTAGCAGCCGGTCAGTAGCTGCGCCCGCCCTTGTACATCGCGTGCTGGCGCCGGTTTAGCGTGGCCGCTTCACCCAGGCGGCTCATGGCTGCCCCTGCATGTGCATGGGTAATGGCCATGCCCAGGCCGTCGGCCGCGTCGGTGCCTGGCAGGCCGGGCAACTGCAGCAGGCGGCGCACCATTTCTTGCACCTGGCTTTTGGCGGCGCGTCCGTGGCCGACCACGGCTTTTTTCATCTGCAGCGCGGTGTACTCGGCCACGGGAAGGTTGCTGGCCACCAGGGCGGTGATGCACGCGCCCCGGGCCTGGCCGAGCAGCAGGGTGGACTGCGGGTTGACGTTGACGAACACGATCTCGACCGAGGCCACATCGGGTTCATACCGCGCTGCCACCTCGGTAATGCCGTCAAACAAAATTTTCAGGCGCCCCGGCAGGTCACCCAGCGCCAGTGTGGTGGTGCGGATGGTGCCGCTGGCCACGTAGCTCAGTTGGTGGCCGTCCATGTCCACCACGCCAAAGCCGGTGGTCTGCAGGCCGGGGTCGATACCAAGAATACGCATTTGCTATGTTATTTGTAGCTGCTGGCGTTTATGGGTAAAGCGCTAGCGGCCATTTCTTTATAAACCGAAGTACCAGCGCACCGAATGGAAGAAAACGGGTGCCGCAAAACACAGCGCATCCACCCGGTCCAGAAGTCCCCCCGCGCCGGTGACCGACATGCCCTGCATGCCCCAGCTGGTGATGCCCCGGTCGCGCTTCAGGGCCTTCATGACTAGGTGCCCCAGGCTGCCCGCCACGCAGGCCAGCAGCGCCATGCCCAATGCCTGGCCCGGCTTGAACGGGGTGATGAAGGTGAGTAGCCCACCCGCCAGCCCTCCCGCCGTCAGCCCTGCCAGCCAGCTCATCCATTGAAAGCTCTGGCTCACCTGGGGCGCCACGGGTTTGTGCGGAAGGTACCGGCCCAGCAGGTGCTGCACCACCATGCAGGTCTGCACCACAAACACCAGGAAGAACACCAGAAATGCGCCCTTGTCGCGGTAGCCCGGAAAGTCCAGCAGCAGCAGCGCGGGCACATGGCTCATGCCATACACGCAGACCATGATGCCCCACTGCAGCTTGGCATTGCGTTCCAGAAACCGCTGGGGGTCGTTGGCCAGAGCGCTCACCACGGGCAG includes:
- a CDS encoding CZB domain-containing protein, whose protein sequence is MGFFSRLFKIREQDPSSPETTWAMEDNGSELVLDAEYAATLMTEIDIDAAIASHERWRLQLQDMVNGRSDEVMRPERICHDDRCDLGRWLYGTGRVRLGHYPAFDMLVARHKYFHQQAADVVTFFQSGEQQKAAQLLNSSCRHASNQVLLLLKELKRGLGR
- the ruvC gene encoding crossover junction endodeoxyribonuclease RuvC; translated protein: MRILGIDPGLQTTGFGVVDMDGHQLSYVASGTIRTTTLALGDLPGRLKILFDGITEVAARYEPDVASVEIVFVNVNPQSTLLLGQARGACITALVASNLPVAEYTALQMKKAVVGHGRAAKSQVQEMVRRLLQLPGLPGTDAADGLGMAITHAHAGAAMSRLGEAATLNRRQHAMYKGGRSY
- a CDS encoding phosphatidate cytidylyltransferase; amino-acid sequence: MNNFLRNLTATQQIGALFLVVFGILSIVTVWAFVRNLREHASDDAEAEASALEAKRFWGLLKTSWVMASVFWIGWVLGDTVATVLFAIVGFFALREFITLSPTRRGDHRSLVLAFFVVLPLQFYIVGSKMFDLFTVFIPVYVFLALPVVSALANDPQRFLERNAKLQWGIMVCVYGMSHVPALLLLDFPGYRDKGAFLVFFLVFVVQTCMVVQHLLGRYLPHKPVAPQVSQSFQWMSWLAGLTAGGLAGGLLTFITPFKPGQALGMALLACVAGSLGHLVMKALKRDRGITSWGMQGMSVTGAGGLLDRVDALCFAAPVFFHSVRWYFGL